The DNA region GAGAACCAGCTTTCCTGATTGTATTCTCGACATTTCGAGCAGGCTGGTAATAATGTTATGCAATCGGTCTACCTGCCGGGCCGACTTACTTACCATCGAATGGATTTTTGGGTTAACATCTGCCGGAAGCAGGCGCAATATGGCTTGGTTATACCCCTTTATTGTGGTTAGCGGCGTTTTGAGTTCGTGGCTCGAAACGGACAGAAAATCATCTTTGCGTACCTCCGATGCACGGATTTCGGTTATATCCTCAATAGCAAGTAAAATGCGGTCTTTAAAGTCGCCCTCCAACTCAATCCGGTGTGCATTTAAAAGCATCAGTTTGCGCCCAATGTGCGGAAACTCATGGTCTACTTCAAAATCGAGCACCGGATTACTGGTTGGTAAAATTTGTTCAAGCAGCGTCCGGAGCTGTTCAATGTTCCACTGGCCGTTTCCGAGTTCATAAAGCGATCGGCCGATGGTGTCGCGTTGCTCTACCTTAAAGGTTTTCAAAAAAAAGTGATTGGCCGATATCACCTTGAATTCGGGATCGAGCACCAACAACCCCTGCCTGATGGTTTGAATCACACTATCGAGGTACTCGCGGTTCTCGTTCAATTCCCGCGTGCGCTCCTGTATTTTTTGTTCCACCAGATCGCGTTCGTAAATCAGGTTCTCCTCTGCATTTTTTCGCCTGGTGATGTCGTTCTGTACGCCGATAAAATGGGTAATCTGATCCTTTTCTCCTTTAATTGGAGAAATATAAAGCTCGTTCCAAAACAACTCGCCACTTTTGCGGTAGTTGCGAAGTTCAACCGTAATTGGCTCGCCTTTTTGCACCGCTCGTCTAATCGCTCCACGGGCCTCCTGGTCTCGCTCATTTCCCTGCAGAAACCTGCAATTGCGACCAATTACCTCTTCTCTGGAATAGCCCGACAATTTTTCAAATGCCTTGTTGCAATAGATAATCGGATTGTCGAATTGTGTATTATCGGTAATAATGATGCCCGAGATGGAAGAATCAAGGGCCGCCTTGAGGAGCTTTATATTTGCTGGATCATTACCTGAAACAGGAAGATCCGAGGGATTTGTCATGTTTAAATCGATTTATCAGTTAGACGCAGATTGCAAAGATAGAATAACCCGTAAACAAGCAGAATGTTTGAAGTGTATGCTATTTATCTTGACTGAGATTGCTTCAACCGATTAAAAATCGATTTCGTTACAAAGTAGCCCTTTGGAGCAAAGACGGAAATTGACAAGCTTAACTTAATAGTATTGATCTCCTGTCGTATGGACACATCTCCTTTCGACCGTTCGTCATTCCCACGCAGGTGGGAATCGTAATGCAAGGCCACGATTTTTGCGCATTAGGTCCCCTACCGATTGCTATCAATGTTTTTTGTTTTTTCCTTAACTAAATAACATTGAGCGGGCGCCCCGCCAGCCGACATAGAACTACCTAGACTCCCGAAACATACACTACTTTAGCATCACCTTTTTCCCGGTTTTGGCCGATGTTTTAGCGGCTTCCAGTATTTTCACTACAATGAGGTTGTTTTGATAAGAAGACAGATCGTTCACGGGTGTGATTTCTTTTTTAAGTATGGCTGCCAGATAACCCAAACTGCTGCCGTACGCAGCAGGGAGCGGCTTTGCCTTAGAAAGCGTATACTCCGGTTTGGCATTCCCTCTAAACCGAAGGTCGTGCTCATTAACCGCTTGCAGGTAACCGTTATCTCCAAAAACCTCCATATCCTTAATGCTAAAAGGCCAGTTCCATGAGGCTTCGATAATGCCTGTTGCGTCGGCATATTCCAATAAAATAGTGGCGTCATCATCAACTTTCGGGTATTTATCGGGCTTTATCTGGTGGGTAATTGCCGAAACCGAAATCGGTGCTTTTCCATCCATTAGCCAGGTCATTAAATTGGCACCATAACAGCCAAAATCGACCAATGCGCCGCCACCATTTTTTTCAGGATCGGTGAGCCAGCTGAGAAACGACTGGCTCACGCCAATTTCTGCTGGACCCTGATGACCGTCATGTACTATCATTTTGCGCACTTCGCCGATGCTTTTTTGTTCTTTTATCAATCGAAATGCCTCCTGATTGGTCGCGTACCAGGTGGTTTCGTAATTGGTAAGCACATTAATATGGTACTGCGCTGCAAGCTGCCCCATTCGTTCGGCCTGTTTTACCGTAACTGCCAAAGGCTTTTCTACCATCACCGAAATACCCAATGGGGCCGCGGCTTCAACCACTGCCAAATGTTCGCTAATGGGATTGTAGGCCAGCACCGCATCGGGCTTTACTTTTTTGAGCAAACCTGGCAGGTCATTATAAAATAATTGTGCGGGAATTTGATAGCGCTTTTTAAAACGGGCCACCAATTGCGTGTCGCGTTCGGCAATGCCCACAATATTCACCTCACCTTTTTGGTAACTGTTCATAATCAGGTAAACATGATCGTGGCTCAGGCCAGCAATGGCAACGTTTAGCTTGGTTTGGGCATTAGTAACAGCATGGAGCGATAACGCCATAAATAGCGCTAATGCAATTTTTTTTGAGGTCGGTTTTTTGGCCATTGTTGAGTAAGTAAAGGGATTGATAAAAATAAGGTAAAGTTAAAACAGGGCAATGATTTAAGCTATTGCCCGGGTTGTTAACAAAAATGCTGCAGCGAAGTTTGCGGTGGCGCTCAAAAGGTAGGTACTGCCGCAATTTGGCTCATTAGCAAATATTAACTCAGTTTGGTCCTTACCCGCTCTAAAAGCCTTTTTGTAGCCATTATGCCTTCTTTTTCGGTTAATGAGTTTCCTTCCCACTCAATCCCTACAATTCCCCTGAAACCAGAATCTTTGATCATTTTAAACAAGCGCATGTAATCCATATCCGCCTCGTTCCCATCCTGATCAAACCTGAACGTTTTGGCACTGATGCCCTTTGCATAGGGAAGTAATTCGCCTACGCCTTTGTATAAATCGTAAGTTTCATTTTCGCTGATCTTAAAATTCCCAAAGTCAGGCAGCGTACCGCAATAATTGCTTCCAACACCATCCATCACACTGGCGAGCCACGCACCGTTAGAAGAATAGCCACCATGGTTTTCTACTATAACGCTGATGTTTTGCGCTTTGGCGTAACTCACCAGCTTGCTTAGCCCATCTATTACAGCTTCCTTTACCTCGTTCATACTCCCCTTGCCACTGGCATTTACCCGAATTTTATCGCAACCCAAAAATTTGGCTACATTTACCCATTTAAAATGATTTTCAACCGCTTTAGCTCTCCTGGTCTTATCAATATCTCCCAAATCCCCTTCCCTGTCAACCATAATTAAGTGGTTTTGCACCCCCAAATCATCGGTCCTCGTTTTCAGTTCCTTTAAGTAAGCAGAATCAGTTTCCTTACCGTCGAAAAAGACACTCACATACTCTACAATAGAAATATCGAACTCCTTTTTGGCCAGCGCCGGGAAATCCATGTTCGTCATTTTTTTACTAAACAGCGAAGCTTGCAGCGACCACTCGGCCAGCGAAATCTTAAACAGGTCTTTTTTATCCTTACCGTAGCTCAATAATGGCATTGCACCAGAAAAAGCACAAAGCAAGCCCGAAAGGCCGCATAATTCTATAAAATCTCGTCTGTTCTGTTTCATTGTAAGTTGATTAATGGTGTTGAGCCCGGCAAGTGTTGCTCAACAGGCTGACTTGAGGGACTGGGTTATAAATTTAATTTGGTTAGTTGATGTTTCATCAAGGTCACACCATGTGATAAAACCTGATCGTGCTATTGATCACTCCTTAAAACTAGCTAATAAAATCGTGTTGGCAAAACGTTTTTTTAAAGGCAATGATTTAGTTACGCAGCTCGCAGTTTACGGCATTGGTTGCCGAAATGGCGTTTGGCCGAAAAATGTCTCATGAGAAAAATCGATAAACTTACCGCAGGGTTTGCAGATTTTAGCAAAGCTGGTGTCACCGATGGTTTGCTAAAAAAATCATACTTTGTGCCTGGGCATAAATTTATTGATGGATTGCTTATATTGACCTGGCTACATCGGCAGATTAGATTAAATCTGAAGCATCGACATTGAAAAATTCGTCAGAAGGCGGCGAAATCGTAAAAACTTCTGGCTTTTTTTCAGCTTAAAAAACCAAAACCTACAATCACCAAAACATCAAACGATATAAATGAATATAAAAGTGATTACTCAAAAAGGACTGAAGTCTGTTTCTGTTCTGTATTTCAAAATCGTTAGCAGCATTGCCTTTATTCCGGCGGTAGTAGCCCTGTTGTTTCTTATACTTTCGTTAGTTATGGTACAATTCGACTATTCTGATGCAGGGAAGGCCATTAAAGCAAACGCCCACTGGCTTACGCTGAAAGATGCGAGTACGGCAAGGAGCATTATTTCGACCATAACCGGCGGAATTATATCGCTTACGGTGTTTAGTTTTAGTATGGTGATGATTTTGTTAAACCAGGCCGCGTCGCAAATGAGCAACCGGATTCTGGATAAACTCATCGGAAACCGCTTTCAGCAAATTGTGCTCGGTTTTTATATCGGCACCATTGTATACGCCTTGTTTTTAATGAGCACCATTCGCGATATTGATTCAGGGGTTTATGTGCCCGCCATTAGCACCTATCTGCTCATCAGCTTCACCGTGATCGATATTTTCCTTTTTATCTATTTTTTGCACTATGTTACCCAGTCTGTAAAATATGAAACCATCATCCATCAGATTTCCGACACTACCCAGCGGGCATTGGAAAAAAACTGGCAGTTTTCTACAGTAACACAAACCTGTACGCTTACGGCGAGCGGGCTCAACCTGCCCGCCAACAAATCGGGCGTTTATCAGGGTTTTATGGAAAAACCGCTACTGGCCCTCTGCAAAAGAGAAAACCTTATACTCAGCATCGATGTGCCTACAGGAACATCATTAATTGAAGGCACTCCATTTATCAGGTTTTTAAATGTGCAAAGTGTTTCGCGTGACGTAAAGGACCAAATAAACGGTACGATCAACATTCACGGCGGGCAGAGCATAGCCAACAACTACTTTTATGGATTACGCCAGTTAACGGAGGTGGCGCTAAAGGCGCTGAGCCCGGGAATTAACGATCCCGGAACGGCAATTTTAAGCCTTCAGGCACTGGGCCAGTTACTCGCTTTCAGGGCACTACACTACCCGGGCAACACACTTCAGGATGATGAAAAAACGACCAGAATTTTTATCCGTGAAAGAACCTTTGAAGAAATTTTTGAAGACTGTATTTTTCCAATTTGGGATTATGGAAAAAAGGATCGCATGCTGATCAATGCCTTGCACCATGTTCTTTCACAGCTAAACCAAAGCACCCCGCGGGCGGTTATAAAAAATTTGTTGGCGCAGGTTGAAAAATCGAAAACACAGATGGACTGATGCCACCGGGCAGAAACGCTATTGGCCGTGTCCCCATTTGCTGTTTAGTTAAGCTAGCCGCCTGTCAGGCTGAGCCTGTCGAAGCCCGTCTAATTGCCCTTCGACCACTTGTCCCGATTTCTCGGGAAACTCAGGGTGACAATGTTTTTTAGTTTTATCCTTAACTAAATGCTATTGGCCGTGTCCCTATCTGCCGATATAGGCTATTGCGTGAGGACACCCAAGGGTGGAAAAAATTTAGACACCCACTGACGCTAGCACCAACATTCGTACTCCAAAAAGTGCTTAATAACTCCGAAAAGGGCTTTACAAAGGTCGCCAGCTTACCGCATTGAAACAAAACGAAAACTTAGTAACGGTGTTCATGGTTGTGTACCTATGAATATTGGCATTATAGCGCATCTCAAACACCCGATTAAAAAACCTTTTATGGGTGGCCTTGAGGCTTTCACCTACGAAATTACAAAACGATTGGCCGCTAAAGGTCACCAGGTTACACTTTATGCAAGTGAACACTCAGATCCAGACTTGAACGTTTCGGTTATTCTGAGTGATATCGATTACGACCGCGAAACTTTTAGCAGGTTTCGTTCGCACGAGCTTAGCGAAGATTTTATTTCTACCCACCATGCCTACCTGGAGCTGATGCAGGATATTGATGGCAAAGAACACGATGTAATATTCAACAACAGCTTAAACTACGTTCCGGTAACCATGGCTACGCTTATCGAAACGCCTATGGTTACGGTGTTGCACACGCCACCCATTTTTGAACTGAAAAGGGCAATGTCTCACGAGCGGAAAACGGGGAAAGTAAGGTATGTTAGTGTATCCAACTCGAATGCAATAGCCTGGCAGCCCTACCTTAACGCTTGCGAGGTAATTACAAATGGTGTAGACGTAGGCAGCTGGAAATATATCGATCGGCCTTCGGGCGATTATGTGATTTGGTTTGGCCGTATCCATCCTGATAAAGGCACTCACATTGCCATTCAGGCCGCGAAAATTGCGGGTTACAAAATCAAAGTTGCAGGCAGCATCGCCGATCATCATTACTACCAAACTTATGTTGAACCTTTATTGGATGACAATGTAGCGCTTTTGGGCAATTGCGATCACGAAGAACTGAATTTACTAATCGGCAATGCACTATGCTCGGTCATTACCCCTTGTTGGGAAGAACCTTTTGGGCTGGTAGTTGCCGAAAGCCTGGCCTGCGGCACGCCTGTTGCGGGCATTGCAAAAGGTGCGCTGCCTTACCTCGTTAATGCGCAAACGGGTTGCTTAACCAGCAGCACCAACCCATCAGAACTGGCCGAATGCATTAACAGTGCCATTCACCTGCAAAGAGAAAACTGCAGAACGTATGCTGAAAAGATGCTGAATATTGAACGGACAACAGCGGCCTACGAGAAGATACTGATGGACACTATTGAACAGCAAAAAAATGTTTCCGTGTTGTAATATTGCTTTTTACGTTCATCACCACGGCGCAGGGCACATGATGCGCACACTTGCCATTGCAAAAATGCTTCCGGGCTTTGGCATAACCCTTATGGGTAGTAACCTTAAGGCTTATGCAGATCGTATTCCGCCAGAGTATAACATGGTAAATTTGCCGATGGATACACCGGAAGATGATGACCTGGATTTTAAACCTCTTGACCCGCAAGGCTTACATTATGCACCACTAAATATCAGGCGGCAGCGGGAACGGGTAAACCTAATGACAGATTTTTTTAAAAGCACTTTCCCTTTGCTGCTGGTGGTCGATGTTTCGGTAGAAGTGGCCATGTTGGCTACACTTTGCGGTGTTCCCTTTATTACGGTGAAACAACATGGAAACAGGAACGATTTACCGCATTTGCAGGCTTACCATAATGCCGTTGGCCTGCTTGCACCTTACCCTGAAAAAATGAAAGACAACGATGCGCCCTGGATCTTAGCGAAAACATTTTTTGCGGGGGGCATATCCCGTTATCAACCTCAGCCCGACGAAGCTAAGTTAACCAATAAGCAAATTGCCATTGTGATTGGCCGCGGAGGCACAAGCATTAATATCCCGTTTATACAACACCTTGCCAAAACCTGTGCAGAATGGCATTTTAACATCCTTGGAAATTTGGAGCTCACTGAACACGATTATAAGAACGTTAGTTTTTTGGGCAATGTAACCGATCCGAAAGCCATACTGGCCCGGTGCGCTATAGTTATTGGCAACGCAGGCCACAACACGGTTATGGAAGTAGCGGCGTTGAGCAAGCGATTTATTGTCATACCGGAAGAGCGCCCTTTTGATGAGCAAGTGGTTAAGGCCGAAATTTTACGGAAGCTGAATTTGGCAGCTATTGTTCGTACCGATGAGCTATTCAGCACCTGTTGGCATGATTTGTTTGTTGATACAATTGGGCTAAAACCCGATTGGAGCGCCATTGTTGGATGGGATGCGGCAAGCGAAGCGGCAAACTATATTAAACGAACCTATTATTCTACGTTCAAAAACTCAACGCTCTTTTAAAGCAGCGGCTATTTCATCGGCACCGGGGAGCCGTAAAATCTGTAACTGCCCATTTTCAAAACAGGTATAGCCCATTGCACAAAACTTCTTCAACCAGCCCTCCATTGGCCAGGTTTGCCATTTAGCGTTAAATTTAATGGCGTTTTTTACAATAGCTTCGAGGTGGTTCAGCGGTGGATCGTAGCTCGGATGGTATTGATGATAGGCCATGGCATTGATGGTAATGAGCTCAACCTGCTGTTTGTTTGCCGAAAAGCCAAAGTCGGTATCTTCTGCACCGTAGCCAGAAAAATCCTCATCAAAACCGCCAATTTTTGTGTAAGTAGTTTTGGAGCAGCCAAAGTTTAACGACCAGAACAGTTGAAAAGGATATTGATCTACGCCTCCCCTAACGGGATCTGGAATGCCAAACTGCGCCATTACCTGCAACAAATCTGGCTTCTGCATCACAGCTTTTGGCAAATAAGCAACTCGGCCCGAAAAAAGGCTATCGGATGTGTGAAAGGCATGTTCATATTCTTCGAGAAAATCCGCGGCAGGAATACAATCGGCATCTAAAAAAATCATATTATCAAACGATGCTTTTTGTACCGCGAAATTTCGTGCATGGGCAAGAGGCAGGGTATCGCTAGTAGATAGCGTATACTCCTTAACGGGAAACGGATATTCAGCCAGCTCATAAATGGGCTCATTCATGTGTACTATCACCACTTCGGCAGGTAATTTCCTTCCTTCGCTAAGCCCGCGTAACATATTCAAAATGGCCGGCCTGCGCTTGTAAACCAAAGTAAGGAGAGATATTTTCATACGTTGCTAACCATTATTGCCAGAAATAGTTTGATTTGGAGGTTATTTAAGCTACAAGATTTGCGATCTCATTCTGGCTAATGCTGGGTTTCAAATCCAGCGCTAAGGGAGTAATTACTCAATGCCGGGCGAGATTTCCAATCTCGTCCTGATTAATACTGGATTTAAAATCCAGGGCTAGTGGAGTCAGGATTACAAATCCTGACTAGCGCGGGGGCTAACTAGCGGGGCTGCTGGGCGAGATTTCAAATCTCAGCCTGATTAATACTGGATTTCTAATCCAGGGCTAGTGGCATTACAAATCCTGACTAGCGGGGAGCCTAACTAGCGAAGATGCTGGGCGAGATTTCAAATCTCGGCCTAATTAACACTGGATTTCTAATCCAGCGCTAACGGAGGCATTACAAATCCTGACTAGCGCGGGGGCTAACTAGCGAAGATGCTGGGCGAGATTTCAAATCTCGGCCTCAATAATACTGGATTTCAAATCCAGAGCTAGTGGAGTCAGGATTACAAATCCTGACTAGCGGGGGGGCTAACTAGCGAAGACGCTGGGCGAGATTTCAAATCTCAGCCTGATTAATACTGGATTTCTAATCCAGCGCTAGTGGCATTACAAATCCTGACTAGCGGGGATTGTTAGTGCTCAATGCTGGGCGAGATTTCAAATCTCGGCCTTGATAATACTGGATTTAAAATCCAGGGCTGGTGGGGTCAGTTATAAATCCTGACTAGCGGGGAGCCTAACTAGCGCGGATGCTGGGCGAGATTTCAAATCTCGGCCTAATTAATACTGGATTTCAAATCCAGGGCTAGTGGAGTCAGGATTACAAATCCTGACTAGCGCGGGGACTAGCGGGGAGCCTAATTAGCGAAGACGCTGGGCGAGATTTCAAATCTCGGCCTAATTAACACTGGATTTCTAATCCAGCGTTGAACTGAGTGAGGATTTACGAGCCTGCCTAGCGTGGTTGCCTACAACTACGTTAACTCATCTTTTCCCCAATCTGGCAGCCCGAACCCTTCATATTCTTCAATAATTTGCTTTGCAGAGGCCATTTCGGCATCGAGGATAGCCAGTTGATGGTGGAGGGCAACCTGTTGATCGAGGCCGCAAGCTTTAAGTTTATCCAAACACCTCACTTCCAGCACGCCAATAAAAGGGTTGGCACCGGGGCCTTTTAAATTTGTTTTTAATTCATTAAGCAAACGCCAGAGTTTTTGGTTGCAGGCGTAAACCTCTTGCATGCGCAAAAGTTTTTCGTGCACTAGCTCATGCTTGTGTTCTGCACGCTTCTGCTCATAAGCCAGCTTTTTAAGCATAGCCACTAAGGCCTTTTGTTCGTTAAGGCGAATTTTATCGGTCACGCAGATTTCGGCCGGATTTTGCAGCAAAAACTCTATCGTGGTTAACATATTCAGCGATTTGGCATTAAGCTCTCGAGCGCCCTTTTCGTACAAGCTTCCGGTGGCTTTACTGCTGCCAAGCAGCTTCGCCATTTCGGATTGGTTTAAGCCCAGTTGTTCCCTTAATTTTTTCACGCTTTGAAATTTTCATCCAAGTTAATCCTTTTTCGAAACAGAATTGTCAGAAACATTTTTTTGTTTCGTGAAAAATCGTTTCGGGATTGCGAAACACTTTTCTTGGAAACTTTTTTTTGTTTCCAAAAAAAACGTTTCCAACTTCGTTTAAGCGACGACAGGGGCTCTTTTTCGGCGCAGAAATTTCAGCTGGCAAAAAATAGGGAGCATTAATAAAGTAAACTGTTGTTTTGAGCAAGAGATGGCGGTAGTTATAATCATACAAAAAAATGAAACCTATAACTGTTCCTTTAAAAGATATTTTACTACTATTAGGAATATTTATTACCAAAATTATTTTATTATGAATTATTCAGTATCAACATTAACAACGGTTGCGGACTGCGACACCGTGCTGGCTCTCATCGAAAAGGAGAAAAAAGACCTCTCGTTTAAGAAACTTTCGTTAGAACGCCAACAAGAAAACTATGCGAATACAACGGTAGAGGTTACTTCAGAAATTGAGGTACTAACGGTAGAATTGTCGGCGATAAACACCGTGATTGCGACCCTGCCGGATGGCGACACGAAAGACGACAACATCAAAAGACAAAAGAAATTAGAGTACAACCTCTTTTTGTTAAGCAACCGAAAAGCCAACTACGGCGCAATTGCGCTTTTGGAAAAAGAGTTTAGCATTGCACGTGTGATAAAAGAGTTGGAAGAAGCCGACACTTTTGCCGAAACTGTACTGGATCGCAAACTCAGTATGTAATTCCTATTGTAATCTCATTTCGGGGTGTACAACATTTATAAATCAAATTTCCGCTTAAAAATCATTTCCCACACACTCAGCAGAGCAGTTACGTTCTGAAACGAAAGCCGCCATTGCTGAAAACTCCTATCAACATTAATAAGTTTTCAATCAGCGTTTAGCTAACTCTGCATTTGCCACATAGTGGTAACCCTCGCGTTGCGAAAGGTGCTGCAAGAGCGATTCTAACTTTACCCATAAATTAAATTTTTCTATCTCCCACGAGTGGCCCCACAAATGAAAGCAGCCGCCATTTTTGTCAATATCGCATAGATAAAAATCTACTAATTTGAACAAATCACACGTTGGCCCGCTCAAAAGCCAAAAAGCTAAATCGTTTACCCGTGCCCGTTTTATTAAATGCTTTGCGTAGGTTAAGGTAGTGTGCTTGTACATTTGTAGTGTGGTATGGGCTACCAACTGCTGGCTGCTTGTTGATAGCAGTTGTGTAGATCGAATGGTTTTAAAACCTGCATGGCTAACCGCACGCAACACGGTATTGTTAAAGGCCCCAAACGGCGGGCAAAATGATACCGGCTTTTGCCCAACAACGGCCGTTAGCCAGTTATAACATCCATCAATTTGTTCTTTAAGTGCATTGCCGTTTAGCCTGGTTAAATTAACATGGTTTAAGGTATGGCCACCAATTTCGAATGTTTTGCTCAGTAAATGCACGTCATGCTCGCCCATTACCACATTTTGCGGGTTGTGTTTAGGTATGTAAAATGTTGCTTTAAGGTTATACTTATGGAGCAGTTCGGCCAGCCGAAAATCAAGCGGATGACCATCGTCCCAACTCGTTGTAATTATTTTATCCATCCTAATCATCTGCTAAACCCGATTGGTAAATGTCCATAAGCTGGTCGAAATTTTGCTTTGCCGTATATTTTTGTAAATACGTTTGATAGGCGTTTTGCCTGTATCGGTTTCGTTTTGCAGTATCAAATGCCATCCAATTATCGAGCGTTTGTTTTAATTTCATGGCGTTGCCATTCTCATAGTGTAAGCCGTTATAACCATGCTGCACAATTAGCGAGGCCGAACTGTAATTGCCTGCTATTACGGGGGTTGATGTGGCAAAAGCTTCAATCATAACCAGGCCGAAAGTTTCGTACCATATGGATGGAAACAGTAATGCGGTGCATTTGTTCAGCTCCTGTTCAACAACTTCTTTGCTTTGAAAGCCCAGATAAGTAATATTTTTATGCGTGCGGGCAAATTGCGCTACCATTTGCTGCAATGGCCCCTCGCCAATAATGGTTAGCTTATGCTCGGAACACTGAAAGGCGGATAAAAGTACTTCTACCCCCTTATCAACAGATAACCGGCCCACAAAAAGAAAATGATCGTCGGCCCGCGGTTGGTTTGTTGATTTTGGCGCTGGCGTAAAGTTCGGTTTGGTTACAAACTTTGTGGTTAGCGCCTTGAGGTAGCTATTTTCAAACACCGTTTTAGTATGGTCGGTTAGCGTAATGTACTTTTTGGCTAATTGCCAGGTGCCCAGTTTGTGGTGCAGCCAGTTGGAAAATACGAGGTTAAAGGTTAAAAGGGACGAGTTGCGATAAACACCCATTTTAATGGCCTGCCACGAAAAACTATTGCTCATACTGTTAAGAAACGGCTTCCCGTTGTGGGTTAATGTGGCCGATGGACAGATCATTCTGTAATTGTGCAAGGTGACAAAAACCGTAACCTTAAGTAACTTTGCTGCCCATAAAATAGATGGCGAGGCGGTAAAAAACCAGTTGTGCACATGTAAAACCTTTATTTTGTTTCGCCTTAACCAGCTATAACATTTAATAAATGAATACAGGTTAAAGAAAAAATTAATGAATGTAAAAAATTGATTGAGGGTACCTTCGGGATTCTTGAAGTTTAAAAAATGAACCTTCAAATGATGCGCCACCAACAATTGATACTCATTTCTGGCAACGGCATCTTCGCCCCCTTGTTTAAGATAACTATTGTGTAAAATACCGATGTTCAGGTTTTTTATATCAACCATTTGTGCGCTTCCATTATCGTTAGTTAATAGTTGAATATATTCTATTATTTAAGGTTTTTGTGTTCAGGTGAAGGGATTGATCAAAAATGGAAAAAGCCTATCAGTATTGATGATCAAAGTACAAAAAACCAATTAGATAGCCTACATCGGCACTGAGGAATGCGGCTTGTGTAAAGCAGTTTGTAACGATTTACAAAACCTGATCTATAGTGTGTATTTAACCACCAACATGCTTTACACCTTGCTGTAAAAGCTAATGCCTGCAGTATAAATTTTCGACCACATAGAAACATAGAACACATAGCTTTTTTCCCTTCCCTATCGGTGGGTATCCCCCGCCCGCCGATAAATAGTGCTGTTGGATGGGGCACCCACCAGTAGAAAAATACTGGATTTAAATCCAGAGCTAACTGAGTCAGCAT from Pedobacter endophyticus includes:
- a CDS encoding glycosyltransferase family 2 protein, translated to MKISLLTLVYKRRPAILNMLRGLSEGRKLPAEVVIVHMNEPIYELAEYPFPVKEYTLSTSDTLPLAHARNFAVQKASFDNMIFLDADCIPAADFLEEYEHAFHTSDSLFSGRVAYLPKAVMQKPDLLQVMAQFGIPDPVRGGVDQYPFQLFWSLNFGCSKTTYTKIGGFDEDFSGYGAEDTDFGFSANKQQVELITINAMAYHQYHPSYDPPLNHLEAIVKNAIKFNAKWQTWPMEGWLKKFCAMGYTCFENGQLQILRLPGADEIAAALKER
- a CDS encoding glycosyltransferase family 4 protein; this translates as MVDIKNLNIGILHNSYLKQGGEDAVARNEYQLLVAHHLKVHFLNFKNPEGTLNQFFTFINFFFNLYSFIKCYSWLRRNKIKVLHVHNWFFTASPSILWAAKLLKVTVFVTLHNYRMICPSATLTHNGKPFLNSMSNSFSWQAIKMGVYRNSSLLTFNLVFSNWLHHKLGTWQLAKKYITLTDHTKTVFENSYLKALTTKFVTKPNFTPAPKSTNQPRADDHFLFVGRLSVDKGVEVLLSAFQCSEHKLTIIGEGPLQQMVAQFARTHKNITYLGFQSKEVVEQELNKCTALLFPSIWYETFGLVMIEAFATSTPVIAGNYSSASLIVQHGYNGLHYENGNAMKLKQTLDNWMAFDTAKRNRYRQNAYQTYLQKYTAKQNFDQLMDIYQSGLADD
- a CDS encoding polysaccharide deacetylase family protein, whose protein sequence is MDKIITTSWDDGHPLDFRLAELLHKYNLKATFYIPKHNPQNVVMGEHDVHLLSKTFEIGGHTLNHVNLTRLNGNALKEQIDGCYNWLTAVVGQKPVSFCPPFGAFNNTVLRAVSHAGFKTIRSTQLLSTSSQQLVAHTTLQMYKHTTLTYAKHLIKRARVNDLAFWLLSGPTCDLFKLVDFYLCDIDKNGGCFHLWGHSWEIEKFNLWVKLESLLQHLSQREGYHYVANAELAKR
- a CDS encoding helix-turn-helix domain-containing protein, with protein sequence MKKLREQLGLNQSEMAKLLGSSKATGSLYEKGARELNAKSLNMLTTIEFLLQNPAEICVTDKIRLNEQKALVAMLKKLAYEQKRAEHKHELVHEKLLRMQEVYACNQKLWRLLNELKTNLKGPGANPFIGVLEVRCLDKLKACGLDQQVALHHQLAILDAEMASAKQIIEEYEGFGLPDWGKDELT